A single genomic interval of Mycolicibacterium sp. MU0053 harbors:
- a CDS encoding TetR/AcrR family transcriptional regulator: MIGTESGVRGRTRKAILDAAMSVLSENPAAPLTDIADAAEVGRSTVHRYFPERADLIRALALHVHAISNAAIAAADPASGPPGAALRRVVESQLDLGPIVAYIYVDPTVIGDPDLLAHLETGDEAVIEVLERAGADRANTPPGWVRRAFWALLQAGFESAQQDGTPRHQIVDAIMATLTEGAINPG; the protein is encoded by the coding sequence GTGATCGGTACGGAGAGCGGGGTGCGCGGACGCACGAGGAAGGCCATCCTCGACGCCGCGATGTCAGTGCTGTCCGAAAACCCCGCGGCCCCGCTGACCGACATCGCCGACGCCGCCGAGGTGGGCCGCAGCACTGTGCACCGGTACTTTCCGGAACGCGCCGACCTGATCCGCGCCCTCGCGCTGCACGTCCATGCGATCAGCAATGCGGCGATCGCGGCCGCCGATCCCGCGAGCGGGCCACCGGGGGCGGCCCTGCGCCGGGTGGTCGAATCCCAGCTCGACCTGGGCCCGATCGTCGCCTACATCTACGTGGACCCCACCGTCATCGGCGACCCCGACCTGCTCGCGCACCTCGAAACCGGCGACGAGGCCGTCATCGAAGTGCTGGAACGCGCCGGCGCCGACCGCGCGAACACCCCGCCCGGATGGGTGCGCCGCGCCTTCTGGGCGCTGCTGCAGGCCGGCTTCGAATCGGCCCAGCAGGACGGCACCCCCCGCCACCAGATCGTCGACGCCATCATGGCCACCCTCACCGAGGGCGCCATCAACCCCGGCTGA
- a CDS encoding three-helix bundle dimerization domain-containing protein has protein sequence MSKRTEEELLTEVQRRLANEFSELPDDVVSAAVWQARDRFTGSKIRDFVPLLVERRAVAELSHAMA, from the coding sequence GTGTCAAAAAGAACCGAGGAAGAGTTGCTGACGGAGGTTCAGCGGCGCCTTGCCAACGAGTTTTCCGAACTCCCCGACGACGTGGTCTCCGCCGCGGTCTGGCAGGCACGGGACCGTTTCACCGGCAGCAAGATCCGCGACTTCGTCCCACTTCTGGTCGAACGTCGGGCAGTCGCCGAGCTGTCGCACGCGATGGCCTGA
- a CDS encoding GatB/YqeY domain-containing protein produces the protein MAELKSRLRADLTDAMKSQDKLRTATLRMLLAAIQTEEVSGKQSRELTDDEVIKVLTREARKRGEAAQIYVSNGRGELAANERAEASVIDEYLPTQLNDDELAYVVNTAIAQVAEANGDAPGVKQMGQVMKAATAIADGKADGGRIAAFVKDRL, from the coding sequence ATGGCCGAATTGAAGAGCCGGTTGCGCGCCGATCTGACCGACGCGATGAAGTCGCAGGACAAGCTGCGCACCGCAACCCTGCGAATGTTGTTGGCCGCGATCCAAACCGAGGAGGTCTCGGGGAAGCAATCGCGGGAGTTGACCGACGACGAAGTGATCAAGGTGTTGACGCGCGAGGCCCGCAAGCGCGGGGAAGCCGCGCAGATCTACGTCAGCAACGGGCGAGGCGAGCTGGCCGCCAACGAGCGCGCCGAGGCCAGCGTCATCGACGAGTACCTACCCACCCAACTCAACGACGACGAACTGGCGTATGTGGTCAACACGGCCATCGCTCAGGTGGCCGAGGCCAATGGTGATGCCCCGGGCGTGAAGCAGATGGGGCAGGTGATGAAGGCCGCCACGGCGATCGCCGATGGAAAGGCCGACGGCGGCCGCATCGCGGCGTTCGTCAAAGACCGCCTGTGA
- a CDS encoding RDD family protein: protein MVGTPTGAVVTGDAVVLDVQVAQLPVRAISTLIDVTVMMLGYLLGVGLWAVTLLQFDPALSASVLIIFTVLVLVGYPLIFETATRGRTLGKMAMGLRVVSEDGGPERFRQALFRALSSVVEIWMFTGAPAVICSLLSPKGKRIGDIFAGTVVISERGPKLAPPPVMPPQLAWWASTLQLSGLGPEQAELARQFLSRANQLEPMLRDQMAARIAGEIAARISPPPPPGTPPQHLLAAVLAERHRRELARLTARAPGYGPPNAPGYGAPHVPPGPGYGAPPAPGYGYGGPPAPLGGARRPHPAAHRFHPAVLTARAPRRREMGHQCPILAQF from the coding sequence ATGGTCGGCACACCTACGGGCGCGGTGGTCACCGGTGACGCGGTGGTCCTCGACGTGCAAGTCGCGCAGTTGCCGGTGCGCGCGATCAGCACGCTGATCGACGTCACGGTGATGATGCTCGGGTATCTGCTCGGCGTCGGTCTGTGGGCCGTCACGCTGCTGCAGTTCGACCCCGCGCTGTCGGCGTCGGTGTTGATCATCTTCACGGTGCTGGTGCTGGTGGGCTACCCGCTGATCTTCGAGACCGCGACGCGGGGCCGGACGCTGGGCAAGATGGCGATGGGGCTGCGCGTGGTGTCCGAGGACGGCGGCCCGGAACGATTCCGGCAGGCGCTGTTTCGCGCGCTCTCCAGCGTCGTGGAAATCTGGATGTTCACCGGCGCCCCGGCGGTGATCTGTAGTCTGTTGTCCCCCAAAGGGAAACGAATCGGGGACATCTTCGCCGGGACGGTGGTGATCAGCGAACGCGGCCCCAAGCTGGCGCCGCCGCCGGTGATGCCGCCCCAGCTGGCCTGGTGGGCGAGCACGCTGCAACTGTCCGGACTCGGTCCCGAACAGGCCGAGCTGGCCCGCCAATTCCTTTCCCGGGCAAATCAGCTCGAGCCGATGCTGCGCGATCAGATGGCGGCCCGCATCGCCGGCGAGATCGCCGCCCGGATCTCGCCGCCGCCCCCGCCGGGCACCCCGCCGCAGCACCTGCTGGCCGCGGTGCTGGCCGAGCGGCATCGCCGCGAACTGGCCCGACTGACCGCTCGCGCGCCCGGATACGGCCCGCCGAATGCGCCGGGGTACGGCGCACCGCACGTGCCGCCCGGTCCGGGGTATGGCGCACCGCCGGCGCCCGGCTACGGCTACGGCGGCCCGCCGGCGCCGCTCGGGGGAGCGCGGCGCCCCCACCCCGCCGCCCACCGGTTTCACCCCGCCGTCCTGACCGCGCGCGCCCCTCGCCGGCGTGAAATGGGACACCAATGTCCTATTTTGGCCCAATTCTGA
- a CDS encoding DUF58 domain-containing protein, with protein MILTGRAGLVALLCVLPIALSPWPATAFVVLLAGLLVAVVADVALAASPRALTLSRGGDTSARLGEPVPVELRIHNSGARRFRGWVRDAWPPSARAEPARCAVDMAAGHSELVQTRLRPVRRGDQTSAVVTARALGPLGLAGRQRSHPAPWTVRILPPFLSRKHLPSRLAKLRELDGMVPVLIRGQGTEFDSLREYVIGDDVRSIDWRATARRADVVVRTWRPERDRRVVIVLDTGRTSAGRVGVDPTAGDPGGWPRLDWSMDAALLLAALAARAGDHVDFLAHDRVSRAAVVGASRTELLARLVQAMAPLEPALVESDFTATVSAIQRRVRRRALVVLLTDLNASALDEGLLPVLPQLTAKHQLIVAAVSDPRVDALAQGRADAAQIYDAAAAEKSRNDRGALAARLRRSGVEVVDAAPEDLAPALADRYLAMKASGRL; from the coding sequence GTGATTCTGACCGGTCGCGCCGGCCTGGTGGCACTGCTCTGCGTGCTGCCCATCGCGTTGTCCCCCTGGCCGGCAACGGCTTTCGTCGTACTGCTGGCGGGTCTGCTGGTCGCCGTGGTGGCCGACGTCGCGTTGGCGGCCAGCCCCCGGGCGCTGACGCTGTCGCGCGGCGGCGATACCTCGGCCCGCCTGGGCGAACCGGTACCGGTCGAGCTTCGGATCCACAACAGCGGTGCCCGCCGGTTCCGCGGCTGGGTGCGCGACGCCTGGCCGCCCAGTGCGCGCGCCGAACCGGCCCGCTGCGCGGTCGACATGGCGGCCGGGCACAGCGAACTCGTACAGACCCGGCTGCGTCCGGTCCGGCGCGGGGATCAGACCTCGGCGGTGGTGACGGCGCGCGCACTGGGCCCGCTGGGGCTGGCCGGTCGGCAGCGCTCACATCCGGCGCCGTGGACCGTGCGGATCCTGCCGCCGTTTCTGTCTCGTAAGCACCTGCCGTCGCGGCTGGCCAAGCTGCGTGAACTCGACGGCATGGTGCCGGTGTTGATCCGCGGGCAGGGCACCGAATTCGATTCGCTGCGTGAATATGTCATCGGCGACGACGTCCGCTCCATCGACTGGCGGGCCACCGCCCGCCGCGCCGACGTCGTCGTCCGCACCTGGCGGCCCGAGCGGGACCGGCGCGTGGTCATCGTCCTGGACACCGGCCGCACCTCGGCCGGGCGCGTCGGGGTCGATCCCACCGCCGGCGACCCGGGCGGCTGGCCCCGGCTGGACTGGTCCATGGACGCCGCGCTGCTGCTGGCGGCGCTGGCCGCCCGCGCCGGTGACCACGTGGACTTCCTAGCCCACGACCGGGTCAGCCGCGCCGCGGTCGTCGGAGCCTCGCGCACCGAGTTGTTGGCGCGACTGGTGCAGGCGATGGCACCGCTGGAACCCGCGTTGGTGGAATCCGATTTCACGGCAACGGTTTCCGCGATACAGCGCCGGGTGCGGCGCCGGGCCCTGGTGGTGTTGTTGACCGACCTCAACGCCTCGGCCCTGGACGAGGGCCTGCTGCCGGTGCTGCCCCAGCTGACGGCCAAGCATCAGCTGATCGTGGCCGCGGTCAGCGATCCGCGCGTCGACGCCCTGGCGCAGGGTCGCGCCGATGCCGCCCAGATCTACGACGCCGCGGCCGCGGAGAAGTCCCGCAACGACCGCGGTGCGCTGGCGGCGCGGCTGCGGCGCAGCGGCGTCGAGGTGGTCGACGCCGCCCCCGAGGACCTGGCTCCCGCCCTGGCCGACCGCTACCTGGCGATGAAGGCCAGCGGCCGGCTCTGA
- a CDS encoding acyl-CoA thioesterase codes for MTGVKKSWIARLLEFERDGDSFVPPQTHAGPGERLFGGLIAAQALGAAGATVDPAKHPQSLHLYFVRGGVYSVDVEFQVERTRDGRSFDTRRVTAIQNGAVILEMIASFHLPEPGADRHPPADVTVGLDDAVVKEPSVEFADRFEMRTMPGDTSEFAIPPFWIRTRDVIEDDPLVRSCALVFMSDFGPVPVARPADMPSDPSAGFAASLDHSVWFHRPFDPRAWHRYDVHSLNNSDSRGLVRGALYSTDAALIATTSQEALWRS; via the coding sequence GTGACAGGTGTCAAGAAGAGCTGGATCGCACGGCTGCTGGAATTCGAGCGCGACGGCGACTCGTTCGTCCCACCCCAGACACACGCCGGGCCCGGCGAGCGGCTGTTCGGCGGCCTGATCGCGGCCCAGGCGCTCGGTGCCGCCGGCGCGACCGTCGACCCCGCCAAGCACCCCCAGTCCCTGCACCTGTACTTCGTCCGCGGCGGCGTCTACAGCGTGGACGTGGAATTCCAGGTCGAACGCACCCGCGACGGCCGCTCCTTCGACACCCGCCGGGTCACCGCGATCCAGAACGGCGCGGTGATCCTGGAGATGATCGCCTCATTTCACCTGCCCGAACCCGGCGCCGACCGGCACCCGCCGGCGGATGTCACCGTCGGACTCGACGACGCCGTGGTCAAGGAACCCAGCGTTGAGTTCGCCGACCGCTTCGAAATGCGGACCATGCCCGGGGACACCTCGGAGTTCGCCATTCCGCCGTTTTGGATCCGGACCCGCGACGTCATCGAAGACGATCCGCTGGTGCGCAGCTGCGCCCTGGTCTTCATGTCGGATTTCGGCCCGGTGCCGGTGGCGCGACCAGCCGACATGCCATCGGATCCGAGTGCGGGATTCGCCGCGAGCCTGGACCACTCGGTGTGGTTCCACCGCCCGTTCGACCCGCGCGCGTGGCATCGCTACGACGTGCACTCGCTGAACAACAGCGACTCCCGGGGTTTGGTGCGCGGCGCCCTGTACAGCACCGACGCTGCGTTGATCGCGACGACATCCCAGGAGGCGTTGTGGCGTTCATGA
- the lfrA gene encoding efflux MFS transporter LfrA: MSARLKATEPTATPPSTPRTAWFALAVLMLPVLLVAIDNTVLAFALPAIAEDFRPPATTQLWIVDVYSLVLAALLVPMGSFGDRIGRRRLLLWGATGFAIASTVAAFAPTAEALVAARALLGVFGAMLMPPTLSLIRNIFTDATDRRLAIAIWASCFTAGSALGPIVGGALLEHFHWGAVFLVAIPILLPLLIFAPRVVPESRDPNPGPLDLLSVTLAFAAMLPFVWAIKSLAHDGPSIAAAAAFVLGIGSGALFVRRQNRSQTPMLDMSLFRYGPFSSSILANFLSIVGLIGFLFFISQHLQLVLGLSPLTAGLVTLPGALMSVVGGLAVVRLARHFSPQTLIIAGLTLVSVGFLLILLFRHDLTVVAVIASFVVLELGVGVSQTVSNDTIVSSVPAAKSGAASAVSETAYELGAVVGMATLGTIFTAFYRAQVDVPAHLSTAQTNAAGESIGGAVAVAEELPPALGEQLLESARVAFDSGIAPTAAIAAALTAAAAIAVAFAFK, translated from the coding sequence ATGTCCGCCCGGCTCAAGGCCACCGAACCCACGGCAACGCCGCCGTCCACCCCGCGCACCGCCTGGTTTGCGCTGGCGGTGCTGATGCTGCCGGTCCTGCTGGTCGCGATCGACAACACGGTGTTGGCCTTCGCGCTGCCGGCGATCGCCGAGGACTTCCGGCCACCGGCCACCACCCAGCTCTGGATCGTCGACGTCTACTCCCTGGTGCTGGCCGCCCTGCTGGTGCCGATGGGCAGCTTCGGGGACCGGATCGGCCGACGTCGCCTGCTGCTGTGGGGCGCCACCGGCTTCGCGATCGCCTCGACGGTGGCCGCCTTCGCCCCCACCGCCGAAGCGCTGGTCGCCGCGCGCGCCCTGCTCGGCGTGTTCGGGGCCATGCTGATGCCGCCGACCCTGTCGCTGATCCGCAACATCTTCACCGACGCCACCGACCGCCGCCTGGCCATCGCCATCTGGGCGTCCTGCTTCACCGCCGGCTCGGCGCTGGGTCCGATTGTCGGCGGCGCCCTGCTGGAGCATTTCCACTGGGGTGCAGTGTTTTTGGTGGCGATCCCGATCCTGTTGCCGCTGCTGATCTTCGCGCCGCGGGTGGTTCCCGAATCGCGGGACCCCAACCCGGGCCCGCTGGATCTGCTCAGCGTGACGCTGGCCTTCGCCGCCATGCTGCCGTTCGTCTGGGCCATCAAGAGCCTCGCCCACGACGGCCCGTCGATCGCGGCCGCTGCCGCGTTCGTGCTCGGCATCGGTTCGGGTGCGCTGTTCGTGCGCAGGCAGAACCGCAGCCAGACACCGATGTTGGACATGAGCCTGTTCCGCTACGGCCCGTTCAGCTCCTCGATCCTGGCCAACTTCCTATCCATCGTCGGACTGATCGGCTTTTTGTTCTTCATCTCCCAGCACCTGCAGCTGGTCCTGGGGCTTTCGCCGCTGACCGCCGGGCTGGTCACGCTGCCCGGCGCGCTGATGTCGGTGGTCGGCGGCCTCGCCGTGGTGCGACTGGCCCGGCACTTCTCGCCGCAGACGTTGATCATCGCGGGGCTGACGCTGGTCTCGGTCGGCTTCCTGCTGATCCTGTTGTTCCGGCACGACCTGACGGTGGTGGCGGTCATCGCGTCGTTCGTGGTGCTCGAACTCGGCGTCGGGGTGTCCCAGACGGTGTCCAACGACACCATCGTCAGCTCGGTCCCGGCCGCGAAATCCGGTGCCGCGTCGGCTGTTTCGGAGACCGCCTACGAGCTGGGCGCGGTGGTCGGGATGGCCACCCTGGGCACCATCTTCACCGCGTTCTACCGCGCCCAGGTCGACGTGCCCGCACACCTGTCGACGGCCCAGACCAACGCCGCCGGCGAGAGCATCGGCGGTGCGGTGGCCGTGGCCGAAGAACTGCCGCCCGCCCTCGGCGAGCAACTGCTGGAGTCGGCCCGCGTGGCCTTCGACTCGGGCATCGCCCCCACCGCGGCGATCGCCGCCGCACTGACCGCCGCGGCCGCGATCGCAGTGGCGTTCGCCTTCAAGTGA
- a CDS encoding stage II sporulation protein M translates to MDVDAFVVAHRPTWDRLEYLVKRRNKLSGVEVDELVDLYQRVSTHLSMVRSSSSDSALVGRLSTLVARARSAVTGAHAPLWSEFLRFWTVSFPVVAYRCWRWWLGSAVGFLIVAVAIGIWVAHNPEVQATIGTPSDIEQLVNHDFESYYSENPAGSFALRVWVNNSWVAAQCIAFAVLLGLPIPYVLFQNAANVGVAGGLMFDAGKGDLFLGLLAPHGLLELTAVFLAAAAGMRLGWSVISPGDRPRSQVLAEQGRAVVSVAVGLVAVLLVSGLIEALVTPSPFPTWVRIAIGVLAEVAFLAYVVHFGRRALAAGETGDIADAPDFVPTR, encoded by the coding sequence GTGGACGTCGACGCATTCGTGGTGGCACACCGCCCCACCTGGGATCGGCTCGAATACCTGGTCAAGCGTCGCAACAAGCTCTCCGGCGTCGAGGTCGACGAGTTGGTCGACCTGTATCAGCGGGTCTCCACGCACCTGTCGATGGTGCGGTCGTCGTCGTCGGATTCGGCTCTGGTCGGGCGGCTTTCGACGCTGGTGGCGCGGGCCCGGTCGGCGGTGACGGGCGCGCACGCGCCGCTGTGGAGCGAGTTCCTCCGATTCTGGACGGTGTCGTTTCCGGTGGTGGCCTACCGATGCTGGCGCTGGTGGCTGGGTTCGGCGGTGGGATTCCTCATCGTCGCGGTGGCGATCGGCATCTGGGTGGCGCACAACCCCGAGGTGCAGGCCACGATCGGCACCCCCAGCGATATCGAGCAGCTGGTCAACCACGACTTCGAGTCCTACTACAGCGAGAATCCGGCGGGTTCGTTCGCGCTGCGGGTGTGGGTGAACAACTCCTGGGTCGCCGCGCAGTGCATTGCCTTCGCGGTGCTGCTGGGTCTGCCGATTCCCTATGTGCTGTTCCAGAACGCGGCCAACGTGGGTGTCGCGGGCGGGTTGATGTTCGACGCCGGCAAGGGCGATCTGTTCCTGGGCCTGCTCGCCCCGCACGGCCTGCTGGAGTTGACGGCGGTGTTCCTGGCCGCGGCCGCGGGCATGCGGCTGGGCTGGTCGGTGATTTCACCGGGGGACCGGCCCCGCTCCCAAGTGCTGGCCGAGCAGGGCCGCGCCGTGGTCTCGGTGGCGGTCGGGCTGGTGGCGGTGCTGCTGGTGTCGGGGCTCATCGAGGCGCTGGTGACGCCCTCGCCGTTCCCGACGTGGGTGCGCATCGCGATCGGGGTGCTCGCCGAGGTGGCGTTCCTGGCCTACGTCGTGCACTTCGGTCGACGGGCGCTGGCCGCGGGCGAAACCGGCGACATCGCCGACGCCCCCGACTTCGTCCCCACCCGGTGA
- a CDS encoding DUF4350 domain-containing protein has product MTATITEAPPRRGRTWRWIALAVVAIVVLAALTAWLTAPRAGGRMDPDATGPDGAHALITLLREQGVRIEVADTAAEAAELAGPNSLLLVAQTYYLWDDALLDTLAEARGDLLLVEPTSRTREALAPGIETGTESFLSGEPNCDLREANRAGSARLGPTAVYTAADGGVDLTRCYEGALVRYADGDRTITVVSTADFMTNSTLLREGNAALAMNLVGAHPRLVWYAPQQPEGEHGGGAASITDLIPDRVHWIVWQLCLVVALVALWQGRRLGPLVAEKLPVVVRASETVEGRGRLYRSRRARGQAAHALRTATLQRLTPRLGLGPGTDPAALVAAIAQHTARRATSLDPQLVHHALFGPVPAGDEDLVHLAHALDDIERQVAHS; this is encoded by the coding sequence ATGACCGCCACCATCACCGAGGCGCCGCCGCGGCGCGGTCGCACCTGGCGTTGGATCGCGCTCGCCGTCGTGGCCATCGTGGTGCTCGCCGCCCTGACCGCATGGCTGACGGCGCCGCGTGCGGGTGGCCGGATGGACCCGGACGCCACCGGACCCGACGGGGCGCACGCCCTGATCACGCTGCTGCGCGAGCAGGGCGTGCGAATCGAGGTCGCCGACACCGCGGCCGAGGCCGCCGAGTTGGCCGGGCCGAATTCGCTGCTGTTGGTCGCGCAGACCTACTACCTGTGGGATGACGCACTGTTGGACACGCTGGCCGAGGCCCGAGGCGACCTGCTGCTGGTCGAACCCACCTCGCGGACCCGCGAAGCGCTGGCCCCGGGAATCGAGACCGGCACCGAGTCGTTCCTGAGCGGTGAGCCGAATTGCGATCTGCGCGAGGCGAATCGGGCCGGCTCCGCGCGCCTCGGTCCAACCGCGGTATATACGGCCGCCGACGGCGGTGTCGACCTCACCCGGTGCTACGAGGGCGCCCTGGTGCGCTATGCCGACGGGGACCGCACCATCACCGTCGTGAGCACCGCCGACTTCATGACGAACTCGACGCTGCTGCGCGAGGGCAACGCCGCGCTGGCAATGAATTTGGTCGGCGCGCATCCGCGGTTGGTGTGGTACGCGCCGCAGCAACCCGAGGGCGAGCACGGCGGCGGCGCCGCCAGCATCACCGACCTGATCCCCGACCGGGTGCACTGGATCGTCTGGCAACTGTGCCTCGTCGTCGCCCTCGTCGCACTGTGGCAGGGCCGCCGGCTGGGGCCGCTGGTCGCCGAGAAGCTGCCCGTGGTGGTCCGCGCCTCGGAAACCGTGGAGGGCCGCGGCCGGCTGTACCGGTCCCGGCGGGCCCGCGGTCAGGCCGCCCACGCGCTGCGCACCGCGACGCTGCAGCGGCTGACCCCACGCCTGGGTTTGGGTCCCGGCACCGACCCCGCGGCGCTGGTGGCCGCGATCGCGCAGCACACCGCCCGACGCGCGACGAGCCTGGATCCGCAGTTGGTCCACCATGCGCTGTTCGGGCCGGTCCCGGCCGGCGACGAAGATCTGGTACATCTGGCTCACGCCCTCGACGACATCGAAAGGCAGGTCGCACACTCGTGA
- a CDS encoding AAA family ATPase, with protein MTQPTQAPAQSAAAESARSALLDLRAEIAKAVVGQDAVVSGLVVALLCRGHVLLEGVPGVAKTLLVRALAAALQLEFKRVQFTPDLMPGDVTGSVIYDARTTAFTFRPGPVFTNLLLADEINRTPPKTQAALLEAMEERQVSVDGEAQLLPDPFIVAATQNPIEYEGTYQLPEAQLDRFLLKLNVPLPPRDQEVAILTRHAQGFDPRDLSSLRAVAGPADLAAAREAVREVYVADEILGYIVDIVGTTRHSPALQLGVSPRGATALLNTARSWAWLSGRNYVSPDDVKAMARPTLRHRIALRPESELEGATPDGVLDGILAAVPVPR; from the coding sequence GTGACACAGCCCACCCAGGCGCCCGCCCAGTCCGCGGCCGCGGAATCCGCCCGCTCGGCGCTGCTGGATCTGCGCGCCGAAATCGCCAAGGCCGTCGTCGGGCAGGACGCCGTGGTCAGCGGGCTGGTGGTCGCGCTGCTGTGCCGCGGCCACGTCCTGCTCGAGGGCGTGCCCGGGGTCGCCAAGACGCTGCTGGTGCGCGCCCTGGCCGCGGCCCTGCAACTGGAGTTCAAGCGCGTCCAGTTCACCCCCGACCTGATGCCCGGCGATGTCACCGGCTCGGTCATCTACGACGCCCGCACCACGGCGTTCACCTTCCGGCCCGGCCCGGTGTTCACCAACCTGCTGCTGGCCGACGAGATCAACCGGACCCCACCCAAGACGCAGGCCGCGCTGCTCGAGGCCATGGAGGAGCGCCAGGTCAGCGTCGACGGCGAGGCCCAGCTGCTGCCCGATCCGTTCATCGTCGCGGCCACCCAGAACCCCATCGAGTACGAGGGCACCTATCAGTTGCCCGAGGCCCAGCTGGACCGGTTCCTGCTGAAGCTCAATGTGCCGCTGCCGCCGCGGGATCAGGAGGTCGCCATCCTGACCCGCCACGCGCAGGGCTTCGACCCGCGGGACCTGTCGTCGCTGCGTGCCGTCGCCGGGCCGGCCGACCTCGCCGCCGCCCGCGAAGCCGTCCGCGAGGTGTACGTCGCCGACGAAATCCTCGGCTACATCGTCGATATCGTCGGCACCACCCGGCACTCGCCGGCGCTGCAACTGGGCGTCTCGCCGCGCGGCGCGACGGCACTGCTCAACACCGCCCGCTCCTGGGCGTGGCTGTCCGGCCGCAACTATGTGAGCCCGGACGACGTCAAGGCCATGGCCCGGCCCACCCTGCGGCACCGGATCGCGCTGCGGCCCGAATCCGAACTCGAGGGCGCCACACCCGACGGTGTCCTCGACGGAATCTTGGCGGCCGTCCCGGTCCCACGCTAG
- a CDS encoding DUF4129 domain-containing protein has product MPTIDIDRDTAHELAQRELSSPIYPKPALSEQLSNWLDEAIYRIVSAGSTVPGGWFTLTLLAILVAVAVVVAVRIARNTMPTNRSADQPLFGSTVMSADQHRATAEQCAAGGDWAAAIRHRLRAVARHLEETGVLDAVPGRTSLELARAAGSAMPDLSREFVDGATTFNDVTFGERPGTPEAYRQVADLDDHLRSRPAGARRPVPGAPADPTWAQIR; this is encoded by the coding sequence GTGCCCACCATCGATATCGACCGCGACACCGCACACGAGCTCGCCCAGCGCGAGTTGAGCAGCCCGATCTACCCCAAACCCGCCCTGTCCGAACAACTCAGCAACTGGCTCGACGAGGCGATCTATCGGATCGTGTCGGCGGGGTCCACCGTTCCGGGCGGCTGGTTCACCCTCACGCTGCTGGCGATCCTGGTCGCCGTGGCGGTGGTGGTCGCCGTGCGTATCGCCCGAAACACCATGCCCACCAATCGAAGTGCGGACCAGCCGCTGTTCGGGTCCACCGTAATGAGCGCCGATCAGCACCGCGCGACCGCCGAACAGTGCGCCGCGGGCGGGGACTGGGCCGCGGCCATCCGGCACCGGCTGCGCGCGGTGGCCCGACACCTCGAAGAGACCGGGGTGCTCGACGCCGTACCGGGACGGACCTCGCTCGAGTTGGCGCGCGCCGCCGGATCGGCCATGCCCGACCTGTCCCGCGAATTCGTCGACGGGGCCACCACATTCAACGACGTGACCTTCGGTGAGCGGCCCGGCACCCCCGAGGCCTACCGACAGGTCGCCGACCTCGACGACCATCTTCGGTCCCGGCCCGCCGGTGCGCGCCGCCCGGTGCCGGGTGCGCCGGCCGACCCGACGTGGGCCCAGATCCGATGA